One region of Salvia miltiorrhiza cultivar Shanhuang (shh) chromosome 3, IMPLAD_Smil_shh, whole genome shotgun sequence genomic DNA includes:
- the LOC131014908 gene encoding serine carboxypeptidase-like 27 isoform X2 — translation MRELSLHSLRCVFKPIFVSILLCLLVSPLATSTNLRYPKQQERDRIIKLPGQPSNVSFSQYSGYVTVDAKAGRALFYWLVEASKKPESKPLVLWLNGGPGCSSIAYGASEEVGPFRVRPDGQTLSLSRHAWNREANLLFLDSPAGVGFSYSNSSSDQRTGDKRTGNDAYQFLRRWFERFPQFKYRTFYIAGESYAGHYIPELSKIIVDRNNPIINFKGFLLGNPLIDDFYDNIGTFEFWWNHGLVGDSTYSQLNESCPRDSFLFPSDDCYTALSAAYAEFGNINPYAIYQSPCDQLATLGKAPLPWKFRGNDQCVVKYTKLYMNRADVQRALHANITGIPHPWVTCSDVIRGGWTDSPRSMLPIFQQLIAAGLRIWVFSGDTDAVLPLTATRYSLKALNLQVNTTWYAWYDKHQVGGWSETYKGLTYLTVRGAGHEVPLTQPKLALTLFRHFLANQMLPMTPQ, via the exons ATGAGAGAGCTTTCCCTCCACTCTCTCCGATGTGTTTTCAAGCCTATCTTCGTCTCAATACTACTGTGTTTGTTGGTATCTCCTCTTGCCACGTCAACAAACCTAAGATACCCTAAACAACAAGAGAGAGATAGGATCATCAAACTTCCCGGGCAACCATCGAATGTGAGTTTCTCACAATACTCGGGCTACGTCACCGTGGACGCGAAGGCGGGCCGGGCCCTTTTCTATTGGCTGGTGGAGGCGAGCAAGAAGCCCGAATCAAAGCCGCTAGTCTTGTGGCTCAATGGCGGGCCGGGCTGCTCTTCCATTGCTTATGGAGCATCAGAGGAAGTCGGCCCGTTTCGTGTCCGGCCCGACGGCCAGACACTTTCCTTGAGCCGTCATGCTTGGAATAGAG AGGCCAATTTGCTGTTTCTTGATTCACCAGCTGGTGTTGGTTTTTCATACTCAAATTCTTCATCTGATCAAAGAACTGGTGACAAAAGAACAG GCAATGATGCCTACCAATTTTTGAGAAGATGGTTTGAAAGGTTCCCTCAGTTTAAGTATAGAACATTCTACATTGCTGGTGAAAGCTATGCAG GTCATTATATTCCCGAGCTATCCAAAATCATCGTCGATCGCAACAATCCCATCATCAACTTCAAAGGTTTCTTG CTTGGCAATCCGCTGATCGACGACTTTTACGACAACATCGGCACGTTCGAGTTCTGGTGGAACCACGGCTTGGTCGGTGACTCGACCTACTCTCAACTCAACGAGTCGTGCCCGCGCGACTCGTTCCTCTTCCCTTCAGACGATTGCTACACAGCACTCTCCGCTGCCTACGCCGAGTTCGGAAACATCAATCCCTACGCCATCTACCAAAGCCCCTGCGACCAGCTCGCCACTCTCGGCAAAGCCCCCTTG CCTTGGAAGTTTAGAGGGAACGATCAGTGCGTTGTGAAGTACACGAAATTGTATATGAACAGAGCAGATGTGCAAAGGGCTCTTCACGCCAACATTACAGGAATCCCTCATCCTTGGGTCACCTGCAG CGACGTCATAAGAGGGGGTTGGACTGATTCACCCAGATCAATGCTTCCAATTTTTCAACAGCTTATAGCTGCTGGCCTCAGAATATGGGTATTTAG TGGTGACACTGATGCTGTATTGCCACTAACTGCAACACGTTATTCCCTCAAAGCTCTAAATCTACAAGTCAACACCACATGGTATGCTTGGTATGACAAACATCAG GTTGGAGGATGGAGCGAAACATACAAAGGGCTGACGTATCTGACAGTAAGAGGGGCAGGACACGAAGTTCCATTAACTCAGCCTAAGCTTGCTTTAACTCTATTTAGGCATTTCTTAGCCAATCAAATGTTGCCTATGACACCTCAATAA
- the LOC131014908 gene encoding serine carboxypeptidase-like 27 isoform X1, producing the protein MRELSLHSLRCVFKPIFVSILLCLLVSPLATSTNLRYPKQQERDRIIKLPGQPSNVSFSQYSGYVTVDAKAGRALFYWLVEASKKPESKPLVLWLNGGPGCSSIAYGASEEVGPFRVRPDGQTLSLSRHAWNREANLLFLDSPAGVGFSYSNSSSDQRTGDKRTGSIPLFIYVEILCIAALVHHLTKFEFIYFSKCTGNDAYQFLRRWFERFPQFKYRTFYIAGESYAGHYIPELSKIIVDRNNPIINFKGFLLGNPLIDDFYDNIGTFEFWWNHGLVGDSTYSQLNESCPRDSFLFPSDDCYTALSAAYAEFGNINPYAIYQSPCDQLATLGKAPLPWKFRGNDQCVVKYTKLYMNRADVQRALHANITGIPHPWVTCSDVIRGGWTDSPRSMLPIFQQLIAAGLRIWVFSGDTDAVLPLTATRYSLKALNLQVNTTWYAWYDKHQVGGWSETYKGLTYLTVRGAGHEVPLTQPKLALTLFRHFLANQMLPMTPQ; encoded by the exons ATGAGAGAGCTTTCCCTCCACTCTCTCCGATGTGTTTTCAAGCCTATCTTCGTCTCAATACTACTGTGTTTGTTGGTATCTCCTCTTGCCACGTCAACAAACCTAAGATACCCTAAACAACAAGAGAGAGATAGGATCATCAAACTTCCCGGGCAACCATCGAATGTGAGTTTCTCACAATACTCGGGCTACGTCACCGTGGACGCGAAGGCGGGCCGGGCCCTTTTCTATTGGCTGGTGGAGGCGAGCAAGAAGCCCGAATCAAAGCCGCTAGTCTTGTGGCTCAATGGCGGGCCGGGCTGCTCTTCCATTGCTTATGGAGCATCAGAGGAAGTCGGCCCGTTTCGTGTCCGGCCCGACGGCCAGACACTTTCCTTGAGCCGTCATGCTTGGAATAGAG AGGCCAATTTGCTGTTTCTTGATTCACCAGCTGGTGTTGGTTTTTCATACTCAAATTCTTCATCTGATCAAAGAACTGGTGACAAAAGAACAGGTTCAATTCCACTATTTATATATGTAGAAATCTTATGTATTGCTGCTTTAGTTCATCATTTAACGAAATTTGAgtttatttacttttcaaaatgTACAGGCAATGATGCCTACCAATTTTTGAGAAGATGGTTTGAAAGGTTCCCTCAGTTTAAGTATAGAACATTCTACATTGCTGGTGAAAGCTATGCAG GTCATTATATTCCCGAGCTATCCAAAATCATCGTCGATCGCAACAATCCCATCATCAACTTCAAAGGTTTCTTG CTTGGCAATCCGCTGATCGACGACTTTTACGACAACATCGGCACGTTCGAGTTCTGGTGGAACCACGGCTTGGTCGGTGACTCGACCTACTCTCAACTCAACGAGTCGTGCCCGCGCGACTCGTTCCTCTTCCCTTCAGACGATTGCTACACAGCACTCTCCGCTGCCTACGCCGAGTTCGGAAACATCAATCCCTACGCCATCTACCAAAGCCCCTGCGACCAGCTCGCCACTCTCGGCAAAGCCCCCTTG CCTTGGAAGTTTAGAGGGAACGATCAGTGCGTTGTGAAGTACACGAAATTGTATATGAACAGAGCAGATGTGCAAAGGGCTCTTCACGCCAACATTACAGGAATCCCTCATCCTTGGGTCACCTGCAG CGACGTCATAAGAGGGGGTTGGACTGATTCACCCAGATCAATGCTTCCAATTTTTCAACAGCTTATAGCTGCTGGCCTCAGAATATGGGTATTTAG TGGTGACACTGATGCTGTATTGCCACTAACTGCAACACGTTATTCCCTCAAAGCTCTAAATCTACAAGTCAACACCACATGGTATGCTTGGTATGACAAACATCAG GTTGGAGGATGGAGCGAAACATACAAAGGGCTGACGTATCTGACAGTAAGAGGGGCAGGACACGAAGTTCCATTAACTCAGCCTAAGCTTGCTTTAACTCTATTTAGGCATTTCTTAGCCAATCAAATGTTGCCTATGACACCTCAATAA
- the LOC131014935 gene encoding tetraspanin-6 — MYRFSNSVIGFLNLFTLLASIPIIGAGLWMARSSTTCESFLQTPLLVVGFIVLIISLAGFIGACFHVAWALWVYLVIMLLLIGALMGLTIFGFVVTSPGGGTAVAGRTYREYHLDSYSSWLKKRVLDTHYWMTIRSCILGSKTCDKIVLWTPFDYLTKDLTPIQSGCCKPPTACNYAATMVAQDPDCYRWNNAAAVLCYECESCKAGVLEDVRRSWHKLSVLNIVMVVVLIGIYSIGCCAFQNAKRAHTDYPYGHNRMSKVRPRWDFHWWRWLDDRRHQLY, encoded by the exons ATGTATCGATTCAGCAACTCAGTTATAGGTTTCTTGAACCTCTTCACCCTCCTGGCCTCGATCCCGATAATCGGGGCGGGGCTGTGGATGGCGAGGAGTAGCACGACGTGCGAGAGCTTCCTCCAAACACCCCTTTTGGTGGTAGGGTTCATAGTCCTGATAATATCTCTGGCCGGTTTCATAGGCGCGTGTTTCCACGTTGCATGGGCGCTGTGGGTTTACCTGGTCATCATGCTGCTGCTCATCGGCGCGCTCATGGGGCTCACCATCTTCGGGTTCGTGGTGACGAGCCCCGGTGGAGGGACCGCGGTGGCCGGGAGGACTTATAGGGAGTATCATTTGGATAGCTACTCCTCATGGCTGAAGAAGAGGGTTTTGGACACTCATTATTGGATGACTATTAGGAGTTGTATTTTGGGTTCCAAGACTTGTGACAAGATTGTGTTGTGGACGCCCTTTGATTATTTGACCAAAGATTTGACTCCAATTCAG TCGGGATGTTGCAAGCCTCCGACGGCGTGCAACTACGCGGCGACGATGGTGGCGCAGGATCCGGACTGCTACCGGTGGAACAATGCGGCGGCGGTGCTGTGCTATGAGTGCGAGTCGTGCAAGGCGGGGGTGCTGGAGGACGTGCGGCGGAGCTGGCACAAGCTGTCGGTGCTGAACATCGTGATGGTGGTGGTGCTCATCGGAATCTACTCCATCGGCTGCTGCGCCTTCCAGAACGCCAAGCGCGCCCACACCGATTACCCCTACGGCCATAACCGCATGTCCAAAGTCCGCCCTCGCTGGGACTTCCACTG gtggaGATGGTTGGATGACAGGAGGCACCAGCTTTATTAG
- the LOC131014905 gene encoding MLO-like protein 6, with product MDELPKEKTLEATPTWAVAVVCFVLVAISILIEQIIHHTESWLKKRRKAPLRESLEKVKAELMLLGFISLLLTVLQEPLSNICVPKKVGHSWHPCQYTDSGKYYDPCIKKGKIQLVSAYGIHQLHIFIFVLAICHIIYCIVTYGLGKLKMRKWKSWEDETKTDEYQYYNDPERFRLARETSFGRRHLNFWSRWSLLLWIVCFFRQFLTSVAKVDYFTLRHGFITEHLTPQSQASFDFQKYINRSLEKDFNVIVGISPVIWFCAVLFLLTNTNGWYSYYWLPFIPLIIILLVGAKLQVIITKMGMRVLDRGDVIKGSPVVHPSDDLFWFGRPRFMLFLIHFVLFLNAFQIAFFAWSWYEFGYPSCYHENIEDIIIRIAMGVIIQFLCSYVTLPLYALVNQMGSKMRPVIFSDHVASALRGWHRTAKEHVKHGRPSGSSTPFSSRAASPLHGSTSPLYLLQGYKRSYEEGSPARAANLSNEESDHGIPHDVDDFNYGKYPFSETSVIEIENDIENPPSPSGRSSTTKHQIHSSLNDFSFRNKENES from the exons ATGGACGAGTTGCCTAAGGAGAAGACGTTGGAGGCGACGCCGACGTGGGCGGTGGCCGTCGTTTGCTTCGTGTTGGTTGCAATCTCCATCCTCATTGAACAAATCATTCATCATACTGAGTCG TGGTTAAAGAAACGAAGAAAGGCACCTCTACGTGAATCACTTGAGAAAGTTAAAGCAG AGCTTATGCTGCTAGGGTTCATATCATTGCTGCTGACAGTATTGCAAGAACCTCTTTCTAATATTTGTGTTCCAAAAAAAGTTGGACATTCTTGGCATCCTTGCCAGTACACGGACAGTGGCAAATATTATGATCCATGTATAAAAAAG GGGAAAATTCAGCTCGTATCAGCTTATGGGATACACCAACTCCATATCTTCATCTTTGTATTGGCAATTTGCCACATAATTTATTGTATTGTCACTTATGGCCTGGGAAAACTTAAG ATGAGGAAATGGAAATCATGGGAGGATGAGACAAAGACGGATGAGTACCAGTACTACAATG ATCCAGAAAGATTCAGATTAGCTAGGGAAACATCGTTTGGGCGTAGACATTTGAATTTCTGGAGCCGTTGGTCTCTTCTTCTCTGGATT GTGTGTTTCTTCCGGCAATTCCTCACATCCGTCGCTAAAGTTGATTACTTCACACTTAGACATGGTTTTATAACA GAACATCTAACGCCTCAAAGCCAAGCGTCATTCGATTTCCAGAAATATATAAACAGATCACTTGAAAAAGATTTCAATGTCATTGTGGGAATAAG CCCGGTAATATGGTTTTGTGCCGTTCTATTCCTACTCACCAACACCAATG GGTGGTATTCGTACTACTGGCTACCGTTTATCCCTTTAATC ATAATACTATTGGTGGGAGCAAAATTGCAAGTGATCATCACAAAAATGGGAATGAGAGTTCTAGACAGAGGAGATGTGATCAAAGGCAGCCCTGTTGTTCATCCCAGCGACGACCTTTTCTGGTTTGGTCGCCCCCGTTTCATGCTTTTCCTCATccattttgttctttttttg AATGCGTTTCAAATTGCTTTCTTTGCTTGGAGTTGG TATGAGTTCGGGTACCCGTCGTGCTACCATGAAAATATTGAAGATATAATCATACGAATTGCAATGGG TGTCATAATTCAGTTTCTATGCAGCTACGTCACTCTCCCTCTCTACGCCTTGGTCAATCAG ATGGGATCGAAAATGAGGCCAGTGATATTCAGCGATCACGTAGCGTCGGCGCTGCGCGGATGGCATCGGACAGCGAAGGAGCACGTGAAGCACGGGCGGCCGTCGGGCAGCAGCACACCGTTCTCGAGTAGGGCGGCGTCCCCGTTGCACGGTAGCACGTCGCCGCTGTATCTGCTTCAGGGCTACAAAAGATCTTATGAGGAAGGATCTCCGGCTAGGGCAGCAAACTTGAGCAATGAGGAGTCGGACCACGGCATCCCTCACGATGTCGATGATTTTAATTATGGAAAATATCCATTTTCGGAAACTTCAGTTATTGAGATAGAGAATGATATTGAAAATCCCCCTTCTCCAAGTGGAAGAAGCAGCACAACCAAACATCAAATCCATAGCAGTTTGAATGATTTCTCTTTTCGAAACAAGGAGAATGAAAGCTGA
- the LOC131014907 gene encoding MLO-like protein 6, with product MALLKEKSLEFTATWAVAVVCFVLVAISLVIEQLIHRTEMWLKRKRKLPLYEALEKIKAELMLLGFISLLLTVTQESLSDICVPKNVARSWHPCKNTYNQSKYYDPCLAKGEVQLVSAYGIHQLHIFIFVLALAHVIYCVVTYALGKLKMRQWKAWEDETKTVEYQYHNDPERFRFARETSFGQRHLHFWSHSTFLLWIVCFFRQFFPSVAKVDYLTLRHGFVTEHLPPQIQESFDFQKYINRALEEDFKVIVGISPALWFCAVLLLLTNTNGWYSHFWLPFIPLIIILLVGAKLQVIITKMGTRILERGDVVKGSPLVHPSDDLFWFRRPQFLLSLIHFVLFENAFQIALFAWSWLKFGYPSCYHENLQDLLIRIVMGVVIQVLCSYVTLPLYALVTQMGSNMKPVIFGDDVASGLRSWQEAAKKQAKEGRPSVSVTPLSSWPTSPLRGGTSPAYLRNGRRKSTEESGGGRERAYASPNHHGYRDKKDRRSETSVIEIDTDIGNPSSQEVGFISSDFSFVKNDSSKSPK from the exons atggcgCTGCTTAAGGAGAAGTCGTTGGAGTTCACGGCGACATGGGCGGTGGCCGTCGTTTGCTTTGTGTTGGTTGCGATCTCCCTCGTCATCGAACAACTCATTCATCGTACTGAAATG TGgttaaagagaaagagaaagttaCCTTTATATGAAGCTCTAGAGAAGATTAAAGCAG AGCTTATGCTACTCGGGTTCATATCGTTACTGCTGACAGTGACACAAGAGAGTCTTTCTGATATTTGTGTCCCGAAAAATGTTGCGCGTTCTTGGCATCCGTGTAAGAACACATACAATCAAAGCAAATATTACGATCCATGTTTGGCAAAG GGCGAGGTACAACTTGTTTCAGCATACGGGATACACCAGCTCCATATCTTCATTTTTGTATTGGCACTTGCTCACGTAATCTACTGTGTTGTCACTTACGCCTTAGGGAAATTAAAG ATGAGGCAGTGGAAAGCTTGGGAGGATGAAACAAAGACGGTTGAGTACCAATACCATAATG ATCCAGAGAGATTCAGATTTGCGAGGGAGACTTCGTTTGGACAAAGACATTTGCATTTCTGGAGCCACTCCACTTTTCTTCTCTGGATT GTGTGTTTCTTCAGGCAGTTCTTCCCATCAGTTGCAAAAGTGGACTACTTAACACTTAGACATGGCTTTGTAACA GAACATCTACCACCGCAAATCCAGGAATCATTCGATTTCCAGAAATACATAAACAGAGCACTTGAAGAAGATTTCAAAGTCATTGTGGGAATAAG CCCTGCATTATGGTTCTGTGCTGTCCTGTTACTCCTCACCAACACCAATG GGTGGTACTCTCACTTTTGGCTACCATTTATCCCTCTAATT ATAATACTCTTAGTAGGAGCAAAACTACAAGTGATCATCACAAAAATGGGAACAAGGATTCTTGAGAGAGGAGATGTGGTGAAGGGCAGTCCTTTAGTTCATCCCAGCGACGATCTTTTCTGGTTTCGTCGCCCTCAATTCCTCCTCTCCCTCATCCACTTTGTTCTTTTTGAG AATGCATTTCAGATTGCTCTCTTTGCTTGGAGTTGG CTTAAATTTGGATATCCATCTTGCTACCATGAAAATCTTCAGGATTTGCTCATACGAATCGTGATGGG TGTTGTGATACAGGTTCTGTGCAGCTATGTCACGCTTCCTCTCTACGCCTTAGTTACTCAGATGGGATCAAACATGAAGCCAGTCATTTTCGGGGATGACGTGGCATCGGGGCTGCGCAGCTGGCAGGAGGCGGCCAAGAAACAGGCAAAAGAAGGGCGGCCTTCAGTCAGCGTCACCCCATTGTCCAGTTGGCCCACCTCTCCGTTGCGCGGTGGCACGTCGCCTGCCTATCTGCGGAATGGCCGCAGAAAGTCGACTGAGGAGTCGGGTGGTGGCAGGGAGAGGGCGTATGCCTCTCCCAACCACCACGGTTATCGTGACAAAAAAGATCGACGATCAGAAACTTCAGTTATTG